In one Pseudomonas sp. SG20056 genomic region, the following are encoded:
- a CDS encoding SUMF1/EgtB/PvdO family nonheme iron enzyme — protein MRKILRKTACLLPLLLAACQAADPPPRDAFDQELAAKLPNANYETRQKVREILRETVANQIFIEGGTFTMGDWGAVGDDGVWRPYFPPTAEKNKAHQVTLSSYNLGKYEVTGEEYDTFLLATGRPVIIRANIIGGEMGGTPIVIEEQERTPYEQNPEAFDYIKKPAMDRWQDAKDYCLWLGEISGLSFDLPTNAQFEYAARNRGEKWLFATYDGNPVNYGHPYIDRLKIFSTPVGTQLPQNPLGLYDMGENAPEWVNDWYSPSYYSKNPKITDPQGPTSGTERTVRSLGVSSLAFSFSRSKAPEIRKDGYLVTNGFRCAVNSPAPVTLEIPE, from the coding sequence ATGCGTAAGATCTTAAGAAAGACTGCTTGCCTACTGCCTCTGCTATTGGCGGCCTGCCAAGCAGCCGATCCACCACCAAGAGACGCATTCGACCAAGAATTGGCAGCGAAACTGCCGAATGCAAATTATGAAACTCGGCAAAAGGTACGAGAAATACTCCGTGAAACAGTGGCCAATCAAATCTTTATTGAGGGTGGGACTTTCACTATGGGTGACTGGGGTGCCGTCGGCGACGACGGTGTCTGGAGACCTTACTTTCCCCCAACAGCAGAAAAAAACAAGGCACATCAAGTGACCCTAAGCAGTTACAACTTAGGAAAATATGAAGTCACCGGAGAAGAGTACGATACTTTTTTATTGGCCACAGGCAGACCAGTAATTATTAGAGCAAACATTATTGGCGGGGAAATGGGTGGCACCCCCATTGTTATTGAAGAACAAGAAAGAACACCATATGAGCAAAACCCAGAAGCTTTCGATTACATCAAAAAACCCGCGATGGATCGATGGCAAGATGCCAAAGATTACTGCTTATGGCTGGGCGAAATTAGCGGTTTGTCATTTGACTTGCCCACCAATGCGCAGTTTGAATACGCCGCTCGAAATCGCGGGGAAAAGTGGCTGTTCGCCACTTACGACGGAAATCCAGTCAATTATGGTCATCCCTATATAGATCGCCTGAAAATATTCAGCACACCAGTTGGAACTCAACTGCCTCAAAATCCGCTGGGCTTATATGACATGGGCGAGAATGCCCCTGAATGGGTCAACGACTGGTACTCCCCGAGCTATTACAGCAAAAACCCGAAAATTACTGACCCTCAAGGACCGACCAGCGGTACAGAAAGAACGGTGAGAAGTCTGGGCGTTAGTTCTTTAGCGTTTAGCTTTAGCCGCAGCAAGGCACCTGAGATACGGAAAGATGGTTACCTAGTTACCAATGGCTTTCGCTGCGCAGTCAACAGCCCCGCACCCGTGACATTGGAAATCCCCGAATGA
- a CDS encoding type VI secretion protein, translating to MHLPRHTLALLALALCLSACSGNYKFNDDEYRPLGEPQAVKRGN from the coding sequence ATGCACTTACCCCGTCACACCCTCGCCCTGCTCGCCCTGGCTCTATGCCTCTCCGCCTGCAGCGGCAATTACAAGTTCAACGATGACGAATACCGCCCGCTGGGCGAACCGCAAGCAGTGAAACGCGGCAACTGA
- the tagH gene encoding type VI secretion system-associated FHA domain protein TagH produces MELVFDVVSAQQFVPGLLTTKTFKQAGGIIGRAEECDWVIPDRKRVLSSRHAEVSYRNGSFYLTDTSSNGIQLKDSGASLRKGEAQRIEHGSVYCFGDFELRARLIQDPAMFAGDIGRAQPAGSIIPDDAFLDLDPLTAIDQQERVYAEVDDLTAILRPHNVQAQQRDYAQIDEENLLVPALVMPTPEPQPKRAPEPVRLPPTFWEKFSEALGVKLDDLDDDAREALAIHSAKLLKQSIGSLQQSLRTRSELKNELRLALTTVQSAGNNPLKHTADSSEALSALLRGGKTGQLSAEQTISRSFRDLQAHQVALLAASRAAVKGMFEQLSPEQLSLRFEREGRKPLIATAGSRWRAYRRLHSALEQNDDWSDRLFARDFAHTYEEQVRLIATLNTDVQG; encoded by the coding sequence ATGGAACTGGTCTTCGATGTGGTCAGTGCACAGCAGTTCGTGCCAGGTCTATTGACCACAAAAACCTTCAAGCAGGCCGGCGGCATTATTGGCCGGGCGGAGGAATGCGACTGGGTGATTCCGGATCGCAAGCGTGTGCTATCCAGCCGGCATGCCGAGGTGAGCTATCGCAATGGCTCCTTCTACCTGACCGACACCAGCAGCAATGGCATCCAGCTGAAAGACAGCGGCGCCAGCCTGCGCAAGGGCGAGGCCCAGCGTATCGAGCATGGCAGCGTGTATTGCTTTGGCGATTTCGAGCTTCGTGCGCGGCTGATTCAGGACCCGGCCATGTTTGCTGGCGATATCGGCCGTGCCCAGCCCGCTGGCAGCATCATTCCGGACGATGCCTTTCTCGACCTCGATCCGCTGACTGCCATCGACCAGCAGGAGCGTGTATACGCCGAGGTCGATGACCTGACGGCGATTCTGCGTCCGCATAACGTGCAGGCGCAGCAGCGTGACTATGCGCAGATTGATGAAGAAAACCTGCTGGTGCCTGCGCTGGTAATGCCCACGCCTGAGCCGCAGCCCAAGCGTGCACCGGAACCGGTGCGACTGCCGCCGACCTTCTGGGAAAAATTCTCCGAGGCCCTCGGGGTCAAACTCGATGATCTCGATGACGATGCCCGCGAAGCCCTGGCCATCCACAGCGCCAAGCTACTTAAGCAGAGCATCGGCAGCCTGCAGCAAAGCCTGCGCACCCGCAGCGAGCTGAAGAACGAACTGCGCCTAGCCCTGACCACCGTTCAGAGCGCCGGCAACAACCCGCTCAAGCACACCGCCGACAGCAGTGAAGCGCTGAGCGCACTGCTGCGTGGCGGCAAGACCGGGCAACTGAGCGCTGAGCAGACCATCAGCCGCAGCTTCCGCGATCTGCAAGCGCACCAGGTGGCATTGCTCGCCGCCAGTCGCGCGGCCGTCAAAGGCATGTTCGAGCAACTGTCGCCGGAGCAGCTGAGCCTGCGTTTCGAGCGTGAAGGCCGCAAGCCGCTGATCGCCACCGCTGGCAGCCGCTGGCGCGCTTACCGTCGCCTGCACAGTGCATTGGAGCAGAACGACGACTGGAGCGACCGCCTGTTCGCCCGTGACTTCGCCCACACCTACGAAGAACAGGTTCGCCTGATCGCCACCCTCAACACCGATGTTCAAGGATGA